From the genome of Lotus japonicus ecotype B-129 chromosome 6, LjGifu_v1.2, one region includes:
- the LOC130726201 gene encoding protein STRUBBELIG-RECEPTOR FAMILY 8-like isoform X2, whose translation MAHHHHATSPVSLFLAEFFSFSLILAAALLPIASANTDPSDVQALQVMYNSLNSPSMLTGWKVGGGDPCGESWKGITCEGSAIVSIELSGLGLNGTLGYLLSNLMSLRKLDLSDNKIHDAIPYQLPPNLTSLNLARNNLTGNLPYSISIMASLNYLNLSNNLLSQSIGDIFANLTNLANLVSLESKEGTKSDRIRFNFKITNGIIDLRENEAKQSEVSV comes from the exons AtggctcatcatcatcatgccACTTCCCCTGTTTCGCTGTTTCTCGCTGAGTTCTTCTCATTCTCTTTGATTCTCGCTGCTGCTCTTCTTCCTATTGCCTCAGCCAACACTGACCCTTCTGATG TTCAAGCTCTTCAGGTCATGTACAACTCGTTGAACAGTCCATCTATGCTAACGGGTTGGAAAGTCGGCGGTGGTGATCCATGCGGAGAGTCATGGAAAGGGATAACTTGTGAGGGCTCAGCTATTGTTTCAAT TGAGCTTTCAGGTTTAGGACTCAACGGAACTCTGGGATACTTGCTTTCTAACCTTATGTCACTGAGAAAGCT TGACTTAAGTGACAACAAGATCCACGACGCCATTCCCTATCAGTTGCCGCCGAATCTTACAAGCCT AAATCTTGCAAGAAATAACTTAACTGGGAATCTTCCTTATTCTATTTCTATCATGGCTTCACTCAATTATCT gaatttaagcaataatttGCTCTCCCAGTCAATTGGTGACATTTTTGCTAATCTTACTAATCTTGCTAACCT TGTTTCCCTAGAATCGAAGGAAGGAACAAAGTCAGATAGAATCagattcaatttcaaaattACGAATGGAATCATCGATTTGCGTGAAAATGAAGCAAAGCAAAGCGAAGTAAGTGTATGA
- the LOC130726201 gene encoding protein STRUBBELIG-RECEPTOR FAMILY 8-like isoform X1: MAHHHHATSPVSLFLAEFFSFSLILAAALLPIASANTDPSDVQALQVMYNSLNSPSMLTGWKVGGGDPCGESWKGITCEGSAIVSIELSGLGLNGTLGYLLSNLMSLRKLDLSDNKIHDAIPYQLPPNLTSLNLARNNLTGNLPYSISIMASLNYLNLSNNLLSQSIGDIFANLTNLANLSVSLESKEGTKSDRIRFNFKITNGIIDLRENEAKQSEVSV, translated from the exons AtggctcatcatcatcatgccACTTCCCCTGTTTCGCTGTTTCTCGCTGAGTTCTTCTCATTCTCTTTGATTCTCGCTGCTGCTCTTCTTCCTATTGCCTCAGCCAACACTGACCCTTCTGATG TTCAAGCTCTTCAGGTCATGTACAACTCGTTGAACAGTCCATCTATGCTAACGGGTTGGAAAGTCGGCGGTGGTGATCCATGCGGAGAGTCATGGAAAGGGATAACTTGTGAGGGCTCAGCTATTGTTTCAAT TGAGCTTTCAGGTTTAGGACTCAACGGAACTCTGGGATACTTGCTTTCTAACCTTATGTCACTGAGAAAGCT TGACTTAAGTGACAACAAGATCCACGACGCCATTCCCTATCAGTTGCCGCCGAATCTTACAAGCCT AAATCTTGCAAGAAATAACTTAACTGGGAATCTTCCTTATTCTATTTCTATCATGGCTTCACTCAATTATCT gaatttaagcaataatttGCTCTCCCAGTCAATTGGTGACATTTTTGCTAATCTTACTAATCTTGCTAACCT AAGTGTTTCCCTAGAATCGAAGGAAGGAACAAAGTCAGATAGAATCagattcaatttcaaaattACGAATGGAATCATCGATTTGCGTGAAAATGAAGCAAAGCAAAGCGAAGTAAGTGTATGA